From one Triticum aestivum cultivar Chinese Spring chromosome 4B, IWGSC CS RefSeq v2.1, whole genome shotgun sequence genomic stretch:
- the LOC123094907 gene encoding egg cell-secreted protein 1.3-like, with the protein MASSGSLLSTLLVLLAVAATALAATTTFVRAANLAERLEGVGQQQCWETLLDVKSCTGEIILFFLNGEAYLGPGCCRAIRIIEQRCWAADLMLSVIGFTPEEGDMLKGYCDAGGDDDNNDGEGHHHGVGGSSPAPPPHRALDGVASGGTAVPVAGKKGLGAPLDG; encoded by the coding sequence ATGGCTTCTTCGGGCTCTCTCCTCTCCACGCTCCTGGtgctgctcgccgtcgccgccaccgcgttGGCGGCTACGACGACGTTCGTCCGGGCCGCCAACCTCGCCGAGCGGCTGGAGGGAGTGGGGCAGCAGCAGTGCTGGGAGACGCTGCTGGACGTCAAGTCGTGCACGGGGGAgatcatcctcttcttcctcaaCGGCGAGGCGTACCTGGGGCCCGGGTGCTGCCGCGCCATCCGCATCATCGAGCAGCGCTGCTGGGCCGCCGACCTCATGCTGTCCGTCATCGGCTTCACCCCGGAGGAGGGGGACATGCTCAAGGGCTACTGCGACGCGGGcggcgacgacgacaacaacgacggcgagGGGCATCATCATGGCGTCGGCGGGTCATctccggccccgccgcctcaccgTGCTCTTGACGGCGTCGCgagtggcggcacggcggtgcccGTGGCGGGAAAGAAAGGGCTTGGTGCGCCGTTAGATGGCTAA
- the LOC123092421 gene encoding glucan endo-1,3-beta-glucosidase 9 produces the protein MRPSRRHPLRPWAPAIPLLLFLAVAVAPLPAAAVGVNWGFAASHPLPAAQVVRDLLLPNSVPRVRLSAASPDALSALAGTRIAVTVGVPNELLRPLASSRKAAAAWVHDNVTRYASGVLFEFIAVGDDPFLLNHGQQFQPFVVRAAANIQRALDDAKLSSKMKVVVPCSSDAYQNASTLPSKAYFRPDVNKTMVELLPFLANHSSPFMAELNPILSFQQKKNISLDYYLFQLMSRPISDGHNKYDNYFDASIDALVTALTKAGFSDMDIVVGRAGWPTDGAVNATSAIAQSFMTGLVNHLARKSGTPLRPKFAPTETYLYSLLDEDQHSMASGSYDRHYGIFTFDGQAKYHVNLGQGPVALKNALDVGYLPSKWCVVDNNKDLSNVSSSLSAACSNADCTALSTGGSCAGLDWPGNVSFAFNSYYQQHDQSEESCSFSGLGLITTVDPSVDNCLFALAIRASAAASLHPTFAALWILVWVCIYSLD, from the exons ATGCGGCCCAGTCGCCGCCACCCGCTGCGGCCATGGGCACCTGCCATCCCGCTTCTCCTTTTCCTCGCCGTCGCCGTTGCGCCGCTGCCGGCCGCCGCGGTGGGCGTGAACTGGGGCTTCGCGGCATCCCACCCGCTCCCGGCGGCGCAGGTCGTGCGTGACCTCCTCCTCCCCAACTCCGTCCCCCGCGTGCGCCTCTCCGCCGCCTCGCCCGACGCGCTGTCCGCCCTTGCCGGCACCCGCATCGCCGTTACCGTCGGGGTCCCGAACGAGCTGCTCCGCCCCCTCGCCTCCTCCAGGAAGGCAGCCGCCGCCTGGGTCCACGACAATGTCACCCGCTACGCCTCCGGCGTACTGTTCGA GTTTATTGCTGTTGGAGATGATCCATTTCTTCTTAATCACGGGCAGCAGTTTCAACCTTTTGTGGTTCGTGCAGCAGCAAATATTCAACGGGCATTGGATGATGCAAAGTTATCGAGCAAGATGAAAGTAGTTGTGCCGTGTAGCTCTGATGCATACCAAAACGCATCAACTCTACCTTCGAAAGCTTACTTCAGGCCAGATGTTAACAAAACCATGGTTGAGCTCCTCCCATTTCTTGCTAATCATAGCTCACCATTTATGGCTGAGCTGAATCCGATTTTGAGCTTCCAGCAGAAGAAGAATATTTCATTGGACTATTACCTTTTCCAACTAATGTCGCGCCCGATAAGTGATGGTCATAACAAGTATGACAACTACTTCGATGCGAGCATAGATGCTCTGGTTACTGCTCTAACTAAAGCTGGATTCAGTGATATGGACATCGTTGTCGGGAGAGCAGGATGGCCAACAGATGGAGCTGTGAACGCAACTTCGGCTATTGCTCAATCCTTCATGACAGGCCTGGTCAACCACCTGGCGAGAAAATCCGGGACTCCACTTCGCCCAAAATTTGCTCCAACTGAGACATACCTCTACAGCCTTTTAGACGAAGATCAGCACAGTATGGCAAGCGGAAGTTATGACAGACACTATGGCATTTTTACGTTTGATGGCCAGGCCAAGTACCATGTCAACTTGGGTCAAGGTCCTGTGGCGCTCAAGAACGCTCTGGATGTGGGCTACCTTCCATCGAAATGGTGTGTGGTGGACAACAACAAAGACCTATCCAATGTTTCTTCTAGTTTATCTGCCGCTTGCTCGAATGCCGACTGCACCGCTCTGTCCACTGGTGGCTCCTGTGCAGGTCTTGACTGGCCTGGAAATGTGTCATTTGCCTTCAACAGTTACTACCAGCAGCATGATCAGAGTGAGGAGAGCTGCAGCTTCAGTGGCCTAGGTTTGATAACCACCGTTGATCCATCCGTCGATAATTGCCTCTTTGCTCTTGCAATtcgcgcttctgctgctgcttccTTGCACCCAACATTTGCCGCGCTGTGGATACTAGTTTGGGTTTGCATTTACAGTTTAGACTGA